TTGCTGATTTTCCACTTGTCACCCCAGGCAGGGTGTCCCAGCACTTCCTCCCTCGCCATCTCCACCTCAGGTCGGAGGTGGGCCTTTCGTGGGGGCTGACGCGGGAGAACTCGGGGCCCAGGTCTGTGCGGACCCGCGGGGCCGGACCCGTGGGACGAGTGGATGTGCCTTGCATGAAGTGTGGGTTGCTCCAGCGGTGCCCCGGTCCCCTTTGTCCTCTTCAGTCCCACTGTAGCTTCCTAGTGTCCCAGGCCctcctgctgccaccaccaacCGCCTCCTCCCTCATGTCCCAGCGCCAACACTCTCCCTTGGGAGTTGTAGCTGCCGTCACAGACTCCTGGCTCTGCTCTGGCCCATTTGCACAGGAGAGCCTTCGGGCCTGTTGAACTCGCTCTCTAAGAGAGGTTGGGACCAGGCTGGGTTCGGGGTGACCCCCAGGAGAGGTGGTGGCCCTCACACGCTGACATGGAGTGAGGACCAGGGAGCTGCTGGGAAGGAAACAGCTGTAGGTGCCTTGCTCTTCCTGTCCCACGGGGCCTTGCGCATCTGCTCCCCCGCTCAGCCCCATCCCAGGGCCCCCGGAGGCCGCAGCACAGACAAGGCCAGGGCAAGTGCGAGGGCCCCTCCTGTAGACTGTGCCCCTCCCACTATCAAATGCTAACGCTGGGAGGCGGCATATAGCTCCCTGAACACAGCGAGCCAGCCCTCTCTCCCGGAGGATGAGAGCGAGGCCTGTCAGCCCTTCACTTACAAGCTGCAGGCTCAATGCGGGAGAGAGGCGGCCCGCAGGCTCCTCCCTCGCAGAGACGGGCCCAGAGGTTTACAAGTTTTCTAAGCGTTTGATAATGTGAAGCTCCAGTTGAGTAGGATGCCGTTGAGCACATCGCAGCTGTGTAATTTTGGTGTATGTATGTAATATTTaagattgaaagaaaataaatctcaaaagcaAAGATACTAACTCTTactaggaaaaaaagacaaaataagaagCCAAAGCATGATGCGTCTTGTCCGCCTTACGCTGGCTCCACACCTGCGCTGCCGCAACCGCGCGCGCGTGGGCGGCCGGCAGCAGCGCGGGGAAGGGCGGGGCCGGAGCCGGTGTCTTGTTCAAGGATCACCCGGGGTGACTGCCGCCGGGGCTGCGCTTCCCCGGTGCGTTGTTCATGTGGAGATGTGAATGCCTACTGCTTAAGATACCTGTATAAAGTGCGGTgtgattaaactttttttttacttgcattttttttttgtttggctcATTACAATGTACAAAAAAGACAAGGTGGCACCATTAAACCTGCCTCTGCCATCCATCCGGCTCTGTCGCCTTTCTTCCCCTCGGGGGCACCTCACACACCCTCCCCAGGGGAAGGAAAGATCCCTGTTGCTGGGGAGGCTCGAGGCAGCGGCACCTTCCCCTCCCAGCCTGCTTCTGCGCCTCCGCGCCGCCCGTCCGGGGGACTCACGGGGGCCGGGAGATGAGGGTCTAGAAGTTCAGTGGGTCGGTGCTCTCGCCTCCGAGCAGGGCCCATGTCCTGTTCCTCAAGAGCTGCCTTTCAGCAGTGCGTCAGCGGTAGCCGTGGCCCCCAGGGGCCTGTGACTGACCAGTTGCACCGGTTCAGCTCCTTCCAGGTGCTGGGGGAGCTGACTCGGCAGCACCTGGCCTGGGCTTGAAGCCAAAAGGGTGCCCCGCTTTGAGCGGGTAGCATCTGCCCCTCCCTGCTGCTTCCTTTTAACCCCCCGCCCACCACTCCCCCACAAGGACGGGTTCCTCCAGCTGCCTGCCATTTGGACCTCTGTTGCTCCTTGCCCGTTCTCCCCAGTGCGCCTAACTCGGAGGCATTTTCTCTTTCCGCTGAGACTCGCTGGCCGTGTGGCCCTAGGTAAGACACActcgctctgagcctcagtcttcctGCTTGTGCGAAGAGGCAGTTGGCTCCAGGCCAGATGTGGCACAATCATCACTGGGGCAGGGCCCCACCCCTACAAAAGCAGCCGGGACCAGCTCTGATCCTGTGCCCACCACCAAAATGACTTCCCAGGGGCCAGTAGCATGTGCACTGCCCCATCCAGGAGGGACCGTTAGGCATCATGTTAAATTCTAGAGCCCTGGAAGAAGCAAGACCCCACTCTCCCCAACCCCTAGGATAAGACCAGTAGGCTGGGAAAGTTGCTTTATTTGGATTTGATTCAGGGGGTGGGGCTCCCGGGGCTCCCAAAACCAAACACGGTGGCCTCCACGCTCCTAGCCCAGCACCTCATCCTGGcctttggtgggcagagccatCCTTCCCAGCCTTCTCCAGgagtcttcctcctcctcccgaCCGGCCACGTGAGCTGTGGACAGGCCCTCCAgttcctggggtgggagggaggggcctaAGCTCAGAGTAAACCAAGTAGACAGACTAAGGCACGGCAAGGCCCGCGGAGTCATAAGTGCTCCGCTGGAGGTGGCCTCCAGCTGGGTGAGGCCTGTGGCTCCAGAGAGGGTGGGGACTCCCTGCAGCCACTGACCATCCAGAAGCAGTTTGGGTGCACCTGGCCCTGCACAGCCTCACTGATCATCAGTTCCCCGTCCACAGCAAACACACCCTTCCTGTCCTTGGGTTCCAGGCGGAAAGCAACCACGGGCACGTACACCAAGTGGGGACAGTCACACTCCATGTGCCTGCCTTTCTCCATGGCCAGGAAGAGGCGCAGCAGTGTGGCCCGAGACACACCTGCCCGCACGTAGAACAAATGCATAGCGCCGGCCGCACAGCGGCCCATGGGTGCAGCAAACATCTCACTGCCCAGGTGTGAGTGCAGCAGCGCCAGCACCAGCACGAAGTCCTGCTCCGGCACCACCGTCCAGTGAGAGGGCACTGCCTCCTCCAGGGGCACCAGGTGGGCGTCCACAGGGCCCTGCTGGGCCTGCTGGTCCCGAGCGGGGCAGGGGGGCATCTTGGAGACCACCGTTTCTACAGGGAGGTAGGCCAGGGAGCCCTGGTAGGTGCGCAGGGCCGCCAGGCGCAGGAAGGTGCCCAGAGTGAAGCGCATCTCACCCAGGCGCCGAAACTTCTCACTCTCCAGATCCACGTCAGCGATGAAACCCCAAGCCAGGCTGAGCACGGAGAAGAGGCGCTGCCCGGAGGCTGTCTGCAGGGACAGCAGATCCATGGGCGCCAGCAGCCGGTGGCACAGCAGCCGGGTGCAGTTGGTCAGGAGGTCTTCATTGGTCACCTGCTCGAAGCTGCAGAGGGAGAAGTCAGATGGGGCGGGCAggagccctcacacgtcctccccttcctcctcctggggAGTTGGGGCGGGCGAAGTGACACTGAGTCCCTAGGGAGTTGGCAGGAGTGACAGATGGAGCAGGTGGAGGCAGCAGCTGGAGTCACGGAGAGGGCCCCAGACGGAGGGGCCGAGGCTCCAGAGAAGAGGGCATGGAAGTTACCCCTGGGCATGGTAACTTACAAAAGAAAGCCTGGCAGTAGGGCGGCACTAAGGGGAAACAGAGGGCCACTGTGGCCCTGGGCTCTCACCCGGCATAATGGTTCACAGAAGCGGCCAGTGCATTGCCAGAGCCGGCTGGGAGGCTACACAGGGGCTTCTGGATGGCGGTCTCCCAGTCAGGCCGCTCCATGAGCCCGTTCACCACCTGTTGGAGCGCAGGTGGCCTCAGCCTGGGAAGCACCCCACTCCCACGACCCAGGCCCAGCCTCCCGGTGCGGGCCTCACCTCATGCATCAACCCGTCTCCAGACATGACCACCAGCGCGTCCCAACGTCTCAGGTCCTCCGCCCGCACCAGCTCCCGGGCGTGGTTCCGCCGCTCTGCGGAGAGACCAGCGCGGCTATCACGGCGGGGGctgcggtggggggtggggggtcccTGTCTGGGGATGCTCCCTGCATCCCCGCGGGGAAACACTCACCAGTGAGCGTCAGCGTGAAGGAGACATCGGCCTGGGCCAGCAGGGGCTGCACGTGGCTCCGGAAGAGCTGCAGGGCTTTGCCCTTGCCCCCGCGCGGATTTAACAGCACCAGCACTCGGCAGGGCCTCGGGAGCGGGTTCCGGGAGCCGCCCGCTGTAAAGACAAACCCGAACCGGCCACTAGGGGGCTGACGATCACAGCAGGGGGACTGGGGTGGAAACGCTGTGCCTGAAACCCACGGGTAACTGATCCAACAGAGTCTGACCAGAGGCAGCGGCCTCCAGCGGTGGGGAGCTCCAGCGGCAGCCCCGCGCTCCTCACCCGGCCAGCTTGGCTTGGCTCAGGCTCGGCCCGCTTCCGGTCTCGTCGGGAAAAGTGCTTCTCTCGGGCGTCCCCAGCCTCTTTTGTTCACCTGACTCGGGCcaaccttcctctctctctcgaGAGAGAAGGGATCCCCCCACAGGCCTTCCCCGCCAGGCCCCCACAAACCTGCATCCATAACCTCGACCCGTGGCCCCCGCTGCCAGGGGGTCCCCGGCGCTGTCGGGGCGCTGTCTGCGGCGGCGGCTCCTGCCTTCAGCTCCTTATCGGTCCTGCCCAGGCGGGCGTCTCGGTGCCGGCTGTGGGGCTCGCCCTCCCCGCCCGGAGCCGGGGCTGTAGGGGCACCCGCGTCATTCCCTGCGGTTGCCGGATCTGGGGGAGAGGAGACACCGCTGGTGGAGTCCGCAGCGGCCCCCTGAGGTGGGGGGCGCCCTGCTAGGTCCTGGGACCACGCGCGGGGAGCCGCGCCTCCGGCATCGCCTAGTTTTCCGAGAGGTCCTGAGAGCCGAGGTCCAGTGCCACCAAGGGCGCTCCCGTCCTAGAACTGAGCTCCCACCCCCAGAGGCAAAGGGTCTCTTCCTGAGGGGCTTTCTTTCCTGGGGCCTCGGGTTCCGGCCCGACGATGATTCAGAGCCCCGTGGCTCTCTCCGGGGGATCAGGTCCTCACCCCCTGGGCGCTGCCAGGAGGAGGGGAGTCCAGTTGCGTGAAAATCCCAGAACGTGAGTGGACATCGCAGGGCGCGAAGTTCGGGGCGAGCGATCCCCGCCCGGAAACAGCCGGGTCGCCGTGTCCTCTACCCTGAGCTCCGGAGCGGCCGGAGTCGCCGCGCGCGCCTCTAAGGACCAGGCTCTGCGGCGCCGCGCGCAGCGCTCGTGGGAGCAGCGCCGGAGTCGCGCAAGAGCTGAGCCGGAGCCCGGCCGCCAGCCGCCGCCTCCCTCGGCCGCAGCCGAGTGGGCGCGGAGGCCATGCGGTGCACGGCAGTTCCCCCGACCGCCCAGGAGCCACGCACGGCGAGAGGACAGGGCGGGCGGCCAGCCCTACCCAGTCGGTCCGCTTTGCTGGGGAAGCGCCACCTCCGTTCCCCACAGTGGCCTAGGGCTGAACGCAGCTCGTCCCTGGCTCAGCCTCGCATCTGAGGGACAACTGGAGCGCCGGGCAAACGCTGACCGCACGGCCTCGCTGTCTCCAGCCTCAAACTTTTGTCTCAACTTCGGGGAGGGACCTGTGCCTCGCCCCCGGGCCTGGCCACGCCCCGCGCTCCCCGCGTTTGCGGGGGAGGACCCCGCGCCCTGCATAGCTGGAGCCCGCCTGTCCCCGGCCTCACCGCGCCGCCCCCCGCACGGTCAGCGCCCACGGCTCGGCCACGCGCAGCCCTTTGCCTGGGTCCCGGGACGCTGGGAGTAGGCGACCGGCGGAAGGCGGCGCCGCAGCCCGGCAGGCGAGGCGGAGGCCGTTGGCGAGGCGCGGAGCCCCAGGCCCGGCCACGAGCGGCGCGCCGCGAGCGCAGCGTCCCGGGCGCGCGACGGTGAACGCGCAGCGCAGGCCGAGGCACGGGCCTCACGCGATCTCGCCTCGGCGCCCAAAGTCGGAGCGGCCCCCGGGTGGGACTCCGGGCACACGTGGCTCAGGGCTCCGGGCAGACCCTCGGCTGTCCCTGGACGCTGCGACCTTCCGCCCCGGAGTCTCCTGGCAGAACTGGTCCCGCTCCCGGCTCCGGGCAAGCAGCGCCCGCTTCGCGCGCTCCGCCCCATCCCACCCGGATTTCGAGGCCCAGATCCCGCCGGGTGCCCCCCGCTCCGTGCCGGGGCGTCTCTCCAGCCGCTCCAGTTCTCCCCCAGAGTTATTTTTAGCCTCCCGACCAGGCAGCTCTGCAGCGCAGCCACGGAGCCTGAGGCAGCCAGGCGAGCGGTCCCGGGGAAGGCTGGCGACCTGCGCGGGGGGATGCGGTCCAGAGGGGGGATCCTTGTCAAGAACCTCAAAAGTTGGATCTTTTTCACAGAGGACAACGTCGAGGCTCGCCTAGGCCAGAGAAGCTGCTCCGCAGCGGGCGATCCAGGCCCACGCACCCGAGAGGAGCTCGGCGGTGTAAACAGGCCTAGGGGTCCCCATCCGCATTGGGCAGCCAAGCATCGGGGGCGTGTCCTCCGCCGCCTCCACTGGCTCAGTGGGAAGATGCAAACGGGCCCAGGACTCGTGTATCGGTGCTTGTGTGATAAACATATCACCGGCAAGTAAGTGTCTGACCTGAACTTGTCCGCGACCAACTCGAGTAAACTCCCTGGGGGGCTGTTGGCGGCGACCCAGAGGAGGAAGTTACCAAGGCGGACTTGGCGACCTGACCAGGTAGGGCCAAAGTTAGGAAAAACCAAACCGCTGTAGGAGGCTGAGGTGGTACAGGCCCAGGCTGCAAAGTGCTCACGCGCCCACACCTGCCCCCACCGACACCCGCTCACAACTCTCTTCCCATCGCCTCAAGTCGAGAAGAGGCAGGTCTCTGCGGCCCCGGTAACTCGGGCGCGCCTCCGCCGCATCTCTTACAGAGGACCCAGGCGGCCCGGCCCCGTTTCCCAAcacctgggaggggaggagggcggggCCCAAGTGTCCCCACGTAGAGGGGAGGCGCAGGCTGGGACGCGTTGGCCTGGCACGCGTCCGGGTGGTGGCCACCTCCGTCCTGCGTGGCCCCCGGGCAGCCCTGGCTGGGTTCTGAGCGTCCCGAGCGTGTTCCGGGAAGGTGACTCAGCGACGCTTTCACGGGTCGAGAAACCATGCGAAACTAGGAACCGGGCGAGGAAGCGGGGGCGGGGCGGCATCGCCCTCTCGCAGGGCCGCGGCGGGTGTCCGCTGAGGTCTGATCTTGAACCTACAGGCCCCCACCCGCAACCCCCAGGAATCCGGCGCCAGGAGGGGAGCGCGGCGCTGCAGCCGCAGTGCCGCGGTCACGCGACGCGGAGACTCAAGCGCCTGCGGGAGGAGGGGGCTCCTTGCGGGAGCCGGGGCTCgatccctctcctcccccttcgcCTGCCTTCTCCTCCTGCCAGGACTCCGGTCAAAGTCGGGGCTTTGGCGCCTAGAAGACGCGGGACGCGGGCGGGGTGCTCCCCGAGATCTCAGTCTTGGAGGGAGGGTGCTGCGGAGACCGCCAGGGCagcctcccccttctcccccgcTCGGGAGGGCACTTCCATCAGTCCTGAAAAGCCGCTGCCTTAAACCTTGGAGTCtggtgggaaactgaggccctcgGGAAAGGAAGACCTGGCTGTGCAGGAGTCCGCAGGGAGAAAGCCCACCTGCCACTGGGTCCCTCCGCCTCCCAGCGCCCCGGGCTGGAGCCCTTGGGGTCGTGGGGCCGGACGGGGGCGGGGTTGACTGGAAACCGAGCGACGAGGGAGGCGGAGCAGCCTGCTGGGCTCATTATCCGGCCTCCGGGGGCCCAGCGGGAGGGAGGTGAAGGGCCGAGCCCTCTGGCCCCGGTTCCAGTCTGCACAATGGCTGCTCTGTCCTCCCAGCGGCCTCGCCCCCGCCTCCACCCCCACGGTCCCTGCTCTGCCCTCCTCATTCTTGTCCGTCACCTCCCCCCTCCAGGCTGCCTCCCTCCAGGCCCACACcgccctccagcccctctctaAAGAGCTTTATTTCATCTCCAGAAACACTCATCAGCGTCCCTGGCCCAAGAGACAAGATTGAGCAAAAGCAAGATGCTTTGCCCCTTTGATAACGGGGAACTGAAACCCTGAGAGGTGAAGGGTCTCGCCTAAGCCACGGAACCAGTTCCCGACAGAGCTGAGAAGCAAACACAGGTCCCAACCCCCAGGCTGAGAGGCCCAGCTGACCCCAGGCTTCTAGCTGATCTCTGAGTATCTGTCGGCCCGGTGGGTTGCTTGCCACAGAGCTGCCCCAGTAACCCAGCTGCTGGGTCTCCCTGGGAAAGAGGAAGCAACCCGAAGCCCTCTCCAGGCTTCATCATCCAGGTTCTGATTAAGCAACTAGCTGCTGTGGCCAAGGGCCTCTGGAGTCAGGCTTGATCTGTGCTGATCGCCAACCCGCAGGTAACACCTGTCTCCCAGGTGAAAGAGACTGCCTTTCCATCTCCCCCAGCCACCCTCCTTCCTCCTTGAGGGCAGCCTTCCCAGGTGGACACACCTGagaaccccctttttttttcttcttcagagaaagaaagcaggcaTTCATGGGGCCTGGCCCGGCTCTCTGGAAACTTGGAGCCAAGGCCGCCAGACTGCAAATGACTTGCTTTTATTAGGAGAGGCTTCCTGTCATCTCACCTGTTCCTGAGGTTTTCAGCTCCCAAGTTGAACTGGAGGACCTCGAGGCCTCCCTTGACCTCAAGTCCTTTCTGCCTGGGAGGCTGcaagggcaggggaagggaggtATCCAGCCCTGCAaactgtgttgttgttgtttttttaatgtatttttgtgtttggttggttttggtggtggttgttttagccgcgccgcacggcatgtgggatcttagccccccgaccagggatcgaacccgtgtcccctgctttggaagcgtggggtcttaaccaccggactgcaGTTTGCAGGGATGTCCTGCAAACTGTTTTTAAGACTTGTGTTCTGGGACAGCCCCAGATGTGGTTTTCCATTCTGAGATCCTGGTGACCGTGCCATTGAGGCATTGAGGAGTGTGCCACACATGGATATCCAGGAGAGCAGACCGGTCACACAAGATTCTTGGCTTCTTGCAGGGAATGTTACGGGTTTCTGTCCCTGCGGCGGTTCAGCCACCCTGGGTGTGGTGGAGGGAGCCTAACTCGACCTCTTGCGTGGCCTACTTCTCCTCACGGGTGTCCTCGCCAGGGCTGGGAACCAAAGTCTCTTCTGGGcctctgggctctgcctgccACACACCCCCACCCGCAGGCCTGCTGAGAGGGACACATCCCTTTCAGGGGAATTCGCGGGCACAGCCCTCCCCGTGGAAGCCTGCGAGCCTCACCCGCTTCACTCATTTCAGATGCTTGCCCGGCATCTGAAGgcatttgtattagtttcctgggctCATCGCAACAAGGTGCcaccaactgggtggcttaacagAAATTTACTGTGTCACTGTTCTCAAGAAATCCAAGATGAGGATGTTGGTAGGGTCGGTTCCTTTGGAGGGCTGTGAGGGGGAGTCTGTCCCAGGCTGCTCTCCTCGCTCTGGTGGTTGGCTAGCAAACTTTGGTGTTCCTTGACCTGTACATGGCATCACCCAGACTCTGCCCTCATCGTCACACGGCCCTCTTCCCTTGTGAAAGGTCTGGCTGAGATGTGTTCTTTTAGGGTCTGCCTTCTCTTCTGTCGGGCATGTTCTTTTTCGAAAGCAAATTACTCTGGGAGGGAAAACCAATAAGTTATCAGGACTCTAGTGTGAATGGAGGTAtccattttaaactaaaaaaatctAACAATACTAGGTGTCCCCAAAGAGGACAACAGGGCACACTCGTGTGGGTGTCGCAGGAAAGGTGTCTGGGAGCTGGACCTGCCCGCCTCCGCTGTTGGGAGGAATTGTTTATATCTGCGCTGGCTGCCGGGTGGCTTTGCCCAGGCTTGCACACTGCCCCGGCTACCTTGACTTTCAGATCTTACCTCATACCTTGGCTTATGGCATCTCTGGCATCCTGAGCAGGTGCGTTTATTCCCCAGGCCTCGGAAGAACAAAGCTGAGTTTTGTGTTAGTGCACCGGGTTCCTGTCGCTGCACCACTTTATTATCCTGCAGTACTGAAGGTCAGAAGTTTAAAACGGATTGACGGGGCTGTGCTGTCTTCCTGCTCTAGCTTCTAGAGACCTGCATTCCTCGGTTCAGGACCCCCTCCTTCACCTCCGAAGGCGGCAGCACAGCATCTTCaggtctctgtctgacttctgcTTCTGCTGTCACGTCTCTGACTTtgacctttctccctccctc
This sequence is a window from Pseudorca crassidens isolate mPseCra1 chromosome 19, mPseCra1.hap1, whole genome shotgun sequence. Protein-coding genes within it:
- the SPHK1 gene encoding sphingosine kinase 1 isoform X1; translated protein: MDAAGGSRNPLPRPCRVLVLLNPRGGKGKALQLFRSHVQPLLAQADVSFTLTLTERRNHARELVRAEDLRRWDALVVMSGDGLMHEVVNGLMERPDWETAIQKPLCSLPAGSGNALAASVNHYAGFEQVTNEDLLTNCTRLLCHRLLAPMDLLSLQTASGQRLFSVLSLAWGFIADVDLESEKFRRLGEMRFTLGTFLRLAALRTYQGSLAYLPVETVVSKMPPCPARDQQAQQGPVDAHLVPLEEAVPSHWTVVPEQDFVLVLALLHSHLGSEMFAAPMGRCAAGAMHLFYVRAGVSRATLLRLFLAMEKGRHMECDCPHLVYVPVVAFRLEPKDRKGVFAVDGELMISEAVQGQVHPNCFWMVSGCRESPPSLEPQASPSWRPPPAEHL
- the SPHK1 gene encoding sphingosine kinase 1 isoform X2 encodes the protein MSTHVLGFSRNWTPLLLAAPRGGVSSPPDPATAGNDAGAPTAPAPGGEGEPHSRHRDARLGRTDKELKAGAAAADSAPTAPGTPWQRGPRVEVMDAAGGSRNPLPRPCRVLVLLNPRGGKGKALQLFRSHVQPLLAQADVSFTLTLTERRNHARELVRAEDLRRWDALVVMSGDGLMHEVVNGLMERPDWETAIQKPLCSLPAGSGNALAASVNHYAGFEQVTNEDLLTNCTRLLCHRLLAPMDLLSLQTASGQRLFSVLSLAWGFIADVDLESEKFRRLGEMRFTLGTFLRLAALRTYQGSLAYLPVETVVSKMPPCPARDQQAQQGPVDAHLVPLEEAVPSHWTVVPEQDFVLVLALLHSHLGSEMFAAPMGRCAAGAMHLFYVRAGVSRATLLRLFLAMEKGRHMECDCPHLVYVPVVAFRLEPKDRKGVFAVDGELMISEAVQGQVHPNCFWMVSGCRESPPSLEPQASPSWRPPPAEHL